Proteins encoded in a region of the Bradyrhizobium sp. CB3481 genome:
- the pncA gene encoding bifunctional nicotinamidase/pyrazinamidase codes for MLSRRLVLTGFGATSVAALLPGALMAAPIKPDDASALIVIDVQNCFLPGGSLAVKDGEQVVPVVNRLAKGFANVVLTQDWHTPGHVSFATSHAGKKPFETVDLPYGKQVLWPDHCVQGTDSALLSKDLAIPHAGLVIRKGFNKNVDSYSAFTEADGKTTTGLAAYLKARKVKRVFLAGLATDYCVAWSALDARKAGFETYVIEDACRGIDLQGSLAKAWADMTKAGVKRIQSGDIAV; via the coding sequence ATGCTTTCTCGCAGGCTGGTTCTGACAGGTTTTGGCGCGACGTCGGTCGCTGCCCTCTTACCCGGCGCGCTGATGGCCGCGCCGATCAAGCCGGATGACGCTTCCGCGCTGATCGTCATCGACGTGCAAAACTGCTTCCTTCCCGGCGGCAGCCTCGCGGTCAAGGACGGCGAGCAGGTCGTTCCCGTGGTCAACCGCCTCGCCAAGGGTTTTGCCAATGTGGTGCTGACGCAGGACTGGCACACGCCGGGCCACGTCTCGTTCGCGACCTCGCATGCCGGCAAGAAGCCGTTCGAAACCGTCGATCTCCCCTATGGCAAGCAGGTGCTATGGCCGGATCATTGCGTGCAGGGCACCGACAGTGCCTTGCTATCAAAGGATCTCGCGATCCCGCATGCCGGGCTCGTCATCCGCAAGGGTTTCAACAAGAACGTCGATAGCTATTCGGCCTTCACCGAGGCCGACGGCAAGACCACGACGGGGCTCGCCGCTTACTTGAAGGCGCGCAAGGTGAAGCGGGTGTTCCTCGCCGGCCTCGCCACCGATTACTGCGTCGCCTGGAGCGCGCTCGACGCCCGCAAGGCCGGCTTCGAAACCTATGTGATCGAGGACGCCTGCCGCGGCATCGACCTGCAGGGCTCGCTCGCCAAAGCCTGGGCCGACATGACCAAGGCCGGCGTCAAGCGCATCCAGTCGGGTGATATTGCGGTTTGA
- the hemW gene encoding radical SAM family heme chaperone HemW encodes MASTERHYGKRAAFGVYVHWPFCLSKCPYCDFNSHVRHAAIDEARFARAFEREIETTAERTGERTVTSIFLGGGTPSLMQPHTVGAVLDAIGKHWRVADNVEVTLEANPTSVEATRFRGYRTAGVNRVSLGVQALDDASLKALGRLHSAREALDAVAIARSAFDRYSFDLIYARPDQTPQMWADELKLAISEAAEHLSLYQLTIEEGTPFFGLHAAGKLKTPDEALARALYDVTQEVCSAHGLPAYEISNHARLGAECQHNLVYWRGDEYAGIGPGAHGRLDVDGGRYATATEKRPEAWLMRVEAKGHGVVSDERLNSEERADEFLLMGLRLAEGIDPKRYAALSGRALDPGRIAILRDEGAITVETDGRLRVTKDGFPVLDAVVADLAA; translated from the coding sequence TTGGCTAGCACCGAGCGCCATTACGGCAAGCGAGCGGCCTTCGGCGTCTACGTGCACTGGCCGTTCTGCCTGTCGAAATGCCCGTATTGCGATTTCAACAGCCATGTCCGCCACGCCGCGATCGACGAAGCGAGATTTGCCCGCGCGTTCGAGCGTGAGATCGAAACCACGGCTGAGCGCACCGGTGAGCGAACCGTCACCTCGATCTTTCTCGGCGGCGGGACGCCGTCGCTGATGCAGCCGCACACCGTCGGCGCCGTTCTGGATGCGATCGGAAAACACTGGCGCGTCGCCGACAATGTCGAGGTGACGCTGGAAGCCAATCCGACCAGCGTGGAGGCAACGCGGTTTCGCGGCTATCGCACCGCCGGCGTCAACCGCGTTTCGCTCGGCGTGCAGGCGCTCGACGACGCGTCTCTCAAGGCCCTTGGACGGCTGCACAGCGCGCGCGAAGCGCTCGACGCCGTCGCCATCGCGCGCAGCGCGTTCGACCGCTACTCGTTCGACCTGATCTATGCGCGCCCCGACCAGACGCCGCAGATGTGGGCGGATGAACTGAAGCTGGCGATTTCAGAAGCCGCCGAGCACCTGTCGCTGTACCAGCTCACCATCGAGGAAGGCACGCCGTTCTTCGGGCTGCACGCCGCCGGCAAACTGAAGACGCCGGACGAGGCGCTGGCGCGCGCGCTCTATGATGTGACGCAGGAAGTCTGCAGCGCGCACGGTCTTCCGGCCTACGAGATTTCCAACCACGCCCGCTTAGGGGCCGAGTGCCAGCACAATCTCGTCTACTGGCGCGGCGACGAATATGCCGGCATCGGCCCCGGCGCGCATGGACGTCTCGACGTTGATGGCGGGCGCTACGCGACCGCGACCGAGAAGCGGCCCGAAGCCTGGCTGATGCGGGTGGAGGCCAAGGGCCATGGCGTCGTGTCGGACGAGCGCCTCAACAGCGAAGAACGCGCCGACGAATTTTTGCTGATGGGATTGCGCCTCGCCGAGGGCATCGATCCCAAGCGCTATGCCGCCCTGTCAGGCCGCGCGCTCGATCCGGGCCGGATCGCGATCCTGCGCGACGAAGGCGCGATCACGGTCGAAACCGACGGACGCCTTCGCGTGACCAAGGACGGTTTCCCCGTGCTTGACGCCGTGGTGGCGGATCTCGCGGCGTAA
- the dnaK gene encoding molecular chaperone DnaK, giving the protein MGKVIGIDLGTTNSCVAVMDGKTAKVIENAEGMRTTPSIVAVTDDGERLVGQPAKRQAVTNPERTFFAVKRLIGRRYDDPMVEKDKKLVPYKIVKASNGDAWVEADGKTYSPSQVSAFILQKMKETAEAHLGQKVDQAVITVPAYFNDAQRQATKDAGKIAGLEVLRIINEPTAAALAYGLDKSKSGTIAVYDLGGGTFDVSILEIGDGVFEVKSTNGDTFLGGEDFDMRLVSYLADEFQKEQGINLRNDKLALQRLKEAAEKAKIELSSTTQTEINLPFITADQTGPKHLTMKLTRAKFEALVDDLVQKTIEPCRKALKDAGLTAAEVGEVVLVGGMTRMPKVQEVVKQLFGKEPHKGVNPDEVVAIGAAIQAGVLQGDVKDVLLLDVTPLSLGIETLGGVFTRIIDRNTTIPTKKSQVFSTAEDNQNAVTIRVFQGEREMAADNKVLGQFDLMGIPPAPRGMPQIEVTFDIDANGIVNVSARDKATGKEQQIRIQASGGLSESDIEKMVKDAEANAAEDKKRREAVDAKNHADALVHSTEKALAEHGSKVAESERRAIEDAVSDLKEALKGDDAEAIKAKTNTLAQASMKLGEAMYKQQAEADAKKDAAKDDVVDAEFTEVDDDKNNKKSA; this is encoded by the coding sequence ATGGGAAAGGTCATTGGGATCGATCTCGGCACCACGAATTCGTGCGTCGCCGTAATGGATGGCAAGACTGCGAAAGTCATCGAGAACGCCGAGGGCATGCGCACGACGCCTTCGATCGTTGCCGTCACCGATGACGGCGAGCGCCTCGTCGGCCAGCCTGCCAAGCGTCAGGCGGTGACCAATCCCGAGCGTACGTTCTTTGCGGTGAAGCGCCTGATCGGCCGCCGCTATGACGACCCGATGGTCGAGAAGGACAAGAAGCTCGTTCCCTACAAGATCGTCAAGGCATCGAACGGCGACGCCTGGGTCGAAGCCGACGGCAAAACCTACTCGCCCTCGCAGGTCTCGGCCTTCATCCTGCAGAAGATGAAGGAGACCGCGGAAGCCCATCTCGGCCAGAAGGTCGACCAGGCCGTTATCACCGTCCCCGCCTATTTCAACGACGCCCAGCGCCAGGCCACCAAGGACGCCGGCAAGATCGCCGGTCTTGAAGTGCTGCGCATCATCAACGAGCCGACGGCGGCCGCGCTCGCCTACGGTCTCGACAAATCGAAATCCGGCACGATCGCGGTCTACGACCTCGGCGGCGGCACCTTCGACGTCTCGATTCTGGAAATCGGCGACGGCGTGTTCGAGGTGAAGTCGACCAATGGCGACACCTTCCTCGGCGGTGAAGACTTTGACATGCGTCTTGTCAGCTATCTCGCCGACGAGTTCCAGAAGGAGCAGGGCATCAACCTGCGCAACGACAAGCTCGCTTTGCAGCGCCTGAAGGAGGCCGCTGAAAAAGCCAAGATCGAGCTGTCGTCGACGACGCAGACCGAAATCAACCTGCCGTTCATCACGGCGGACCAGACCGGACCGAAGCATCTGACGATGAAGCTGACCCGCGCCAAGTTCGAGGCGCTGGTCGACGATCTCGTGCAGAAGACCATCGAGCCGTGCCGCAAGGCGCTGAAGGACGCAGGCCTCACCGCCGCCGAAGTCGGCGAGGTGGTGTTGGTCGGCGGCATGACGCGCATGCCGAAGGTTCAGGAAGTCGTCAAGCAGCTGTTCGGCAAGGAGCCGCACAAGGGCGTCAACCCGGACGAGGTCGTCGCCATCGGCGCCGCGATCCAGGCCGGCGTGCTGCAGGGCGACGTCAAGGACGTGCTGCTGCTCGACGTGACCCCGCTATCGCTCGGCATCGAGACGCTGGGTGGCGTGTTCACCCGCATCATCGACCGCAACACCACGATCCCGACCAAGAAGAGCCAGGTGTTCTCGACCGCCGAGGACAACCAGAACGCCGTCACCATTCGCGTCTTCCAGGGTGAGCGCGAAATGGCGGCCGACAACAAGGTGCTCGGCCAGTTCGACCTGATGGGCATTCCGCCGGCCCCCCGCGGCATGCCGCAGATCGAGGTCACCTTCGACATCGACGCCAACGGCATCGTCAACGTCTCGGCCAGGGACAAGGCGACCGGCAAGGAGCAGCAGATCCGGATTCAGGCCTCCGGCGGCCTGTCGGAGAGCGACATCGAGAAGATGGTCAAGGACGCCGAGGCCAATGCGGCCGAGGACAAGAAGCGCCGCGAGGCGGTCGACGCCAAGAACCATGCCGATGCGCTGGTGCATTCCACCGAGAAGGCGCTGGCCGAGCACGGTTCGAAGGTCGCCGAGAGCGAGCGCCGCGCCATCGAGGATGCCGTCAGCGACCTCAAGGAAGCGCTGAAGGGCGACGATGCCGAGGCCATCAAGGCCAAGACCAATACGCTGGCGCAGGCGTCGATGAAGCTCGGCGAGGCCATGTACAAGCAGCAGGCCGAGGCGGACGCCAAGAAGGATGCCGCCAAGGATGACGTGGTCGACGCGGAGTTCACCGAGGTCGACGACGACAAGAACAACAAGAAGTCGGCTTAA
- the grpE gene encoding nucleotide exchange factor GrpE, translated as MTDPNRPSNDEAKPAETGEPVVSKPYIMPDDPEEGSVEALTKEVAEARDKMLRTLAEMENLRQRTRREVADSKMYGITGFARDILEIADNLQRALDAIPAEARETADPGIKAFIEGVELTERSLLNTLEKNGVKKFDPSGEKFDPNFQQAMYEVPDPSVPSGTVVQVVQAGFMIGERVLRPALVGVSKGGAKAAPANNEPNSAA; from the coding sequence ATGACCGATCCCAACCGGCCGAGTAACGATGAGGCGAAACCGGCGGAGACCGGCGAGCCCGTGGTCTCGAAACCCTACATCATGCCTGACGATCCCGAGGAAGGATCGGTCGAGGCGTTGACGAAGGAGGTTGCCGAGGCGCGGGACAAGATGCTGCGCACGCTGGCGGAGATGGAAAATCTGCGCCAGCGCACGCGGCGCGAGGTTGCCGATTCCAAGATGTACGGCATCACCGGTTTCGCGCGCGACATTCTCGAAATCGCCGACAATCTGCAGCGCGCGCTGGATGCCATTCCGGCCGAAGCCAGGGAGACCGCCGATCCCGGCATCAAGGCCTTCATTGAAGGCGTCGAGCTGACCGAGCGCTCGCTGCTCAACACGCTGGAGAAGAACGGCGTCAAGAAGTTCGATCCGTCGGGCGAGAAGTTCGATCCCAACTTCCAGCAGGCAATGTACGAGGTGCCCGATCCGTCGGTCCCGTCGGGAACGGTGGTTCAGGTCGTGCAGGCTGGCTTCATGATCGGCGAGCGCGTGCTGCGCCCGGCACTGGTCGGCGTCTCCAAGGGCGGCGCGAAGGCTGCGCCTGCGAACAACGAACCGAACAGCGCGGCGTAG
- the rph gene encoding ribonuclease PH yields MRPSRRAPDQLRPVSLERGVVKYAEGSCMVKFGDTHVLVTATLEERLPPWLKGQGRGWVTAEYGMLPRATLERTRREAAAGKQGGRTVEIQRLIGRSLRAAVDLEALGERQITVDCDVIQADGGTRTASITGAWVALADCIAWMKSRNMLKANVLRDNVAAISCGIYQGTPVLDLDYAEDSEAETDANFVMTGDGRIIEVQGTAEKTPFSQDEFLALMELARKGVARLVDLQKLAVA; encoded by the coding sequence ATGCGGCCAAGCCGCCGTGCGCCGGATCAGTTGCGCCCCGTGTCGCTGGAACGCGGCGTGGTCAAATACGCCGAAGGTTCCTGCATGGTTAAATTCGGCGATACCCACGTGCTGGTAACCGCCACGCTGGAAGAGCGGCTGCCGCCCTGGCTGAAGGGCCAAGGTCGCGGCTGGGTCACCGCCGAATATGGCATGCTGCCGCGCGCCACGCTGGAACGCACCCGCCGCGAGGCCGCCGCCGGCAAGCAAGGCGGCCGCACCGTCGAGATCCAGCGGCTGATCGGCCGCTCCTTGCGCGCGGCCGTCGATCTGGAGGCGCTCGGCGAGCGCCAGATCACCGTCGATTGCGACGTGATCCAGGCCGATGGCGGCACGCGCACGGCCTCGATCACCGGCGCCTGGGTGGCGCTGGCCGACTGCATCGCCTGGATGAAATCGCGCAACATGCTGAAGGCCAACGTGCTGCGTGACAATGTCGCCGCAATCTCCTGCGGCATCTATCAGGGCACACCGGTGCTCGATCTCGACTATGCCGAGGATTCCGAGGCCGAGACCGACGCCAATTTCGTCATGACCGGCGACGGCCGCATCATCGAGGTGCAGGGCACCGCCGAGAAGACGCCGTTCTCGCAGGACGAGTTCCTCGCGCTGATGGAACTGGCGCGCAAGGGCGTCGCGCGTTTGGTGGACTTGCAGAAGCTGGCCGTGGCGTAG
- the dnaJ gene encoding molecular chaperone DnaJ, with protein MSTKRCYYETLEVERNADESKLKSAFRKLAMKWHPDKNPGDATSEMKFKEINEAYEVLKDGEKRAAYDRYGHAAFEQGMGGGGPGFGAGFASSFSDIFEDLFGMAGQRRGGGRERGADLRYNMEITLEEAFQGKTAQIEIPVSVTCEPCSGTGAKAGTKPKTCSTCGGAGRVRQAQGFFTLERTCPSCQGRGQMIEDACPNCAGSGRVTRDRTLSVNIPPGVEDGTRIRLAGEGEAGIRGGPPGDLYIFLSLATHEFFQRDGADLHCRVPISMVAAALGGEFEVPTIEKGKTKVKVPAGTQSGRRFRIASKGMPVLRSRQTGDMYVQVVVETPQNLTKKQQELLAEFEKLSSGATQPEAAGFFTKVKDFFGNRAAS; from the coding sequence ATGTCCACCAAGCGCTGCTATTACGAAACCCTGGAAGTCGAGCGGAACGCAGACGAGTCGAAGCTCAAGTCCGCCTTCCGCAAGCTGGCGATGAAATGGCATCCGGACAAGAATCCGGGCGATGCCACCAGCGAAATGAAGTTCAAGGAAATCAACGAAGCCTATGAAGTGCTGAAGGACGGCGAGAAGCGTGCCGCCTATGACCGCTATGGCCATGCCGCGTTCGAGCAGGGCATGGGCGGCGGCGGCCCCGGCTTCGGCGCCGGCTTCGCGTCCTCCTTCTCGGATATTTTCGAAGACCTGTTCGGCATGGCCGGACAGCGGCGCGGCGGCGGTCGCGAGCGCGGCGCCGACCTGCGCTACAACATGGAGATCACGCTCGAGGAAGCGTTCCAGGGCAAGACCGCGCAGATCGAGATTCCGGTCTCGGTCACCTGCGAGCCCTGTTCGGGCACCGGCGCCAAGGCCGGCACCAAGCCGAAGACCTGCTCGACCTGCGGCGGCGCCGGCCGCGTCCGCCAGGCCCAGGGCTTCTTCACGCTGGAGCGCACCTGTCCGAGCTGTCAGGGCCGCGGTCAGATGATCGAAGATGCCTGTCCGAACTGCGCGGGATCAGGACGCGTGACGCGCGACCGCACGTTGTCGGTCAATATTCCCCCCGGTGTCGAGGACGGCACGCGCATTCGCCTCGCCGGCGAAGGCGAGGCTGGCATTCGCGGCGGCCCGCCCGGCGACCTCTATATTTTCCTTTCGCTCGCCACCCACGAATTCTTCCAGCGCGACGGCGCCGATCTGCACTGCCGGGTTCCGATCTCCATGGTCGCGGCCGCGCTCGGCGGCGAATTCGAGGTCCCGACCATCGAAAAGGGCAAGACCAAGGTGAAGGTGCCGGCCGGAACGCAGTCGGGCCGCCGTTTCCGCATTGCATCAAAAGGCATGCCGGTGCTCCGCTCGCGCCAGACCGGCGACATGTATGTCCAGGTCGTGGTCGAAACGCCGCAGAATCTGACCAAGAAGCAACAGGAACTCCTCGCCGAGTTCGAAAAACTGTCGTCCGGCGCCACCCAGCCGGAAGCGGCCGGCTTCTTCACCAAGGTCAAGGACTTCTTCGGCAACCGCGCCGCCTCCTGA
- the rdgB gene encoding RdgB/HAM1 family non-canonical purine NTP pyrophosphatase: protein MHRRITGRLVIATHNPGKLAEMRELLAPHGVEAVSAGELGLDEPHETGKTFRANAAIKAIAAANAAQLPAFADDSGLVVDALDGAPGIYSARWAGEGKDFTAAMTRIERLLQERGATTSDKRKAHFVSALCVAWPDGHLEEVEARVDGTLAWPPRGTAGFGYDPMFLPDGHTRTFGEMASIEKHGLPPLGLGLSHRARAFVKLAEICLG, encoded by the coding sequence ATGCACCGTCGAATCACCGGCCGCCTCGTGATCGCGACCCATAATCCCGGCAAGCTTGCCGAGATGCGGGAACTGCTCGCGCCGCATGGCGTCGAGGCGGTCTCGGCCGGCGAGTTGGGCCTGGACGAGCCCCATGAAACCGGCAAGACGTTTCGGGCCAATGCCGCGATCAAGGCGATCGCGGCCGCCAATGCGGCGCAGTTGCCGGCCTTTGCCGACGATTCCGGCCTCGTGGTCGATGCGCTCGACGGCGCACCGGGGATCTACTCGGCGCGCTGGGCCGGCGAGGGCAAGGATTTCACGGCCGCGATGACCCGGATCGAGCGCCTGTTGCAGGAGCGCGGCGCGACCACATCAGACAAGCGCAAGGCGCATTTCGTCTCGGCGCTATGCGTGGCGTGGCCGGACGGCCATCTCGAAGAGGTCGAGGCGCGCGTCGACGGAACGCTGGCCTGGCCGCCCCGCGGCACCGCCGGTTTCGGCTACGATCCGATGTTCCTTCCCGACGGACATACGCGTACCTTCGGCGAGATGGCTTCGATCGAAAAGCACGGCCTGCCCCCGCTTGGCCTTGGCCTGTCGCACCGCGCCCGCGCCTTCGTCAAACTGGCGGAGATCTGCCTTGGCTAG
- the hrcA gene encoding heat-inducible transcriptional repressor HrcA yields MAHHDPIGLIAPHAGLAQLNERSRDIFRQIVESYLATGEPVGSRNISRLIAVPLSPASVRNVMSDLETLGLIYAPHTSAGRLPTELGLRFFVDALMQVGDLTEPERESIQNQLASVGRAQSVEAALGEALTRLSGLTRAAAVVLTAKSNSRLKHIEFVRLEPERALVVLVGEDGQVENRVLALPPGVPPAALTEATNFLNARIRGRTLAEARLELENALAQSRAELDQLTQKVIAAGIASWSGGEHEERQLIVRGHANLLEDLHALEDLERVKSLFDDLETKRGVIDLLGRAERAEGVRIFIGSENKLFSLSGSSTIIAPYGDASGRIVGVLGVIGPTRLNYARVIPTVDYAARIVSRMLGG; encoded by the coding sequence GTGGCCCACCACGATCCGATCGGCCTGATCGCGCCGCATGCGGGGCTCGCCCAGCTCAACGAGCGCTCGCGCGACATTTTCCGGCAAATCGTCGAGAGCTATCTCGCCACCGGCGAACCTGTCGGCTCGCGCAACATTTCGCGCCTGATCGCGGTGCCGCTGTCGCCGGCGTCGGTCCGCAACGTGATGTCGGACCTCGAGACGCTCGGCCTGATCTACGCGCCGCATACTTCGGCAGGGCGGCTGCCTACCGAACTCGGCCTGCGCTTCTTCGTCGACGCGTTGATGCAGGTCGGCGACCTCACCGAGCCCGAGCGGGAATCGATCCAGAACCAGCTGGCCTCGGTCGGGCGCGCGCAATCGGTCGAGGCGGCGCTCGGCGAAGCCCTGACGCGGCTCTCCGGCCTGACGCGCGCGGCGGCGGTGGTGCTGACGGCGAAATCCAATTCGCGGCTCAAGCATATCGAATTCGTCCGCCTGGAGCCGGAGCGCGCGCTGGTCGTGCTGGTCGGCGAAGACGGCCAGGTCGAGAACCGGGTGCTGGCGCTGCCGCCCGGCGTTCCGCCCGCGGCGCTGACCGAAGCGACCAATTTCCTCAACGCCCGGATTCGCGGCCGCACACTGGCGGAAGCGCGGCTGGAGCTCGAAAACGCGCTGGCGCAGAGCCGGGCCGAGCTCGATCAGTTGACGCAGAAGGTGATCGCGGCCGGCATCGCGAGCTGGTCCGGCGGCGAACACGAGGAGCGCCAGTTGATCGTGCGCGGGCACGCCAATCTGCTGGAGGACCTGCACGCGCTGGAAGATCTCGAACGCGTCAAGTCGCTGTTCGACGATCTCGAGACCAAGCGCGGGGTGATCGATCTGCTTGGCCGCGCCGAGCGCGCCGAAGGCGTGCGGATTTTCATCGGATCGGAAAACAAGCTGTTCTCGCTGTCCGGCTCCTCCACCATCATCGCGCCCTATGGCGACGCCTCGGGCCGCATCGTCGGCGTTCTCGGCGTGATCGGGCCGACGCGGCTGAATTATGCGCGGGTGATCCCGACGGTGGATTACGCCGCGCGGATCGTCAGCCGGATGCTGGGCGGTTGA
- a CDS encoding rRNA adenine N-6-methyltransferase family protein, which produces MPLQSSVRALKKPRLDDEVRFLRSWIEKPLHMGAVMPSSKLLARTMAQYVDVESEGPVIELGPGTGAITNALIEHGVDQKRLVLVEYNPGFCALLRDRYPQAKVVQGDAYALRDSLGEALDAPASAVVSGLPLVTKPMLTRLKLIRDAFTALEPGAPFVQFTYSVAPPIPKSLPGVSTEASERIWMNLPPARVWVYRKG; this is translated from the coding sequence ATGCCTTTGCAATCGTCCGTGCGTGCGTTGAAGAAGCCTCGTCTCGACGATGAGGTTCGCTTCCTCCGTTCATGGATCGAAAAGCCGCTGCACATGGGCGCGGTGATGCCGTCGAGCAAGCTGCTCGCCCGGACCATGGCGCAATATGTCGACGTCGAATCTGAAGGGCCGGTGATCGAGCTCGGGCCCGGCACCGGCGCGATCACCAATGCGCTGATCGAGCATGGCGTCGACCAGAAGCGGCTGGTGCTGGTCGAATATAATCCGGGCTTTTGCGCGCTGCTGCGCGACCGCTACCCGCAGGCCAAGGTGGTGCAGGGTGACGCCTATGCGCTGCGCGACTCGCTTGGCGAGGCGCTGGATGCGCCGGCCTCCGCCGTGGTCTCCGGCCTGCCGCTTGTGACAAAACCGATGCTGACCCGCCTGAAGCTGATCCGCGACGCCTTCACGGCGCTGGAGCCGGGCGCGCCCTTCGTGCAATTTACCTATTCGGTCGCCCCGCCGATCCCGAAATCGCTGCCGGGCGTGTCCACAGAAGCTTCCGAGCGGATCTGGATGAACCTTCCGCCCGCCCGGGTCTGGGTGTATCGCAAGGGCTGA